One segment of Leptospirillum ferrooxidans C2-3 DNA contains the following:
- the kdsB gene encoding 3-deoxy-manno-octulosonate cytidylyltransferase — translation MSPADQPLSDNAFFIPFPGKHSSIPFAHDDESPHVVVVIPARYASTRFPGKPLHEINGRPMIEWIARKASQSDFVDEVIIATDDERIHDVMKSRGYDVRMTSGGARTGTDRMAEVASQMAGDIFVNLQSDEILSDSRILDQVIEPLLKDPRVPIATIRRKLANRMDRMNPNIVKVVCNQAQYALYFSRSVVPADRDEISPQRPDLSWDQHLGVYAYRRNVLLEFARLPTSPLEELEKLEQLRALDYGFSIFVARTEHESYRVDVPSDLDLLPRNDAAWT, via the coding sequence ATGAGTCCAGCTGATCAACCTTTGTCCGATAATGCTTTTTTCATTCCTTTTCCTGGAAAACACTCTTCAATTCCGTTTGCCCATGATGATGAAAGTCCCCATGTTGTTGTAGTTATTCCTGCGCGATATGCTTCGACCCGCTTCCCGGGAAAACCTCTTCATGAGATTAATGGGCGGCCAATGATCGAGTGGATAGCCAGGAAGGCCTCTCAGTCGGATTTTGTGGATGAAGTCATTATCGCGACAGATGATGAGCGAATCCATGATGTCATGAAAAGTCGTGGATATGATGTCAGAATGACGTCAGGGGGAGCGAGAACAGGAACCGATCGCATGGCAGAAGTTGCATCGCAGATGGCAGGGGATATTTTTGTGAATCTTCAGTCGGATGAAATCCTTTCAGATTCGAGGATCCTCGATCAGGTGATCGAGCCTCTACTGAAAGATCCCAGAGTTCCCATAGCAACAATCCGGAGAAAACTGGCCAACCGGATGGACAGGATGAATCCCAATATCGTTAAGGTTGTTTGTAATCAGGCGCAATATGCGCTTTATTTTTCTCGATCCGTTGTTCCTGCTGACAGGGATGAGATTTCTCCGCAAAGACCAGATCTTTCCTGGGACCAACACCTTGGAGTTTATGCCTATAGAAGAAATGTTCTTCTGGAGTTTGCCCGTTTGCCGACATCTCCGCTGGAGGAACTCGAGAAGCTTGAGCAACTGAGAGCTCTTGATTACGGATTTTCCATCTTTGTAGCCCGAACGGAGCATGAGTCCTATCGGGTTGATGTTCCTTCAGATCTTGACCTCTTACCCAGGAATGATGCCGCATGGACATAA
- the lepA gene encoding translation elongation factor 4 — MLSFPIERIRNFSIIAHIDHGKSTLADRLLEMTGAISHRESREQLLDAMDLERERGITIKAHTVRLVYRAKDGQDYLLNLIDTPGHVDFTYEVSRSLAACEGALLVVDASQGVEAQTIANAYLAIENNVHIIPVINKIDLPGAEVEKTKDEISDAVGVDGDDSLLISAKEGLGVPDVLEAIVKLVPPPVTSPGKMLKALLFDAWFDPFQGAVILVRVFNGRISVGDRFKLFSTQKTHEVLSIGANTPKRISLESLGPGEVGFIVSGIKSVQETRIGDTLVLDSDPSPEPFPGFHEAKPLVFCGLFPTETEQYNELKEALEKLRLNDASFTYELETSLALGFGFRCGFLGLLHMEIIQERLEREFNLTLISTAPTVVYRVKVAGRPDDELSVVNPSDLPPAGQIDEIFEPFITGTLLLPSEFLGPVMSLCQDRRAIQKELKYLDAKRVSLSYEMPLNEIVLDFYDRLKSITKGYASFDYEWLGYRPSILVKVDVLINGEQVDALSFIVHEDKAYNRGKALVEKLKEVIPRQMFEVAIQAAIGSRIIARQTIGAMRKNVLAKCYGGDISRKRKLLEKQKEGKKRMKQIGRVEMPQEAFMAVLRVSEGSRDDG, encoded by the coding sequence ATGTTGAGTTTTCCAATAGAACGGATCCGTAATTTTTCTATTATTGCCCATATCGATCATGGGAAATCAACATTGGCCGACAGGCTTCTTGAGATGACTGGTGCGATCTCACACCGGGAATCCAGGGAGCAGCTCCTTGATGCAATGGACCTTGAGCGGGAGCGTGGAATCACCATCAAGGCCCATACGGTGAGGCTTGTCTATCGAGCGAAGGATGGACAGGACTATCTGTTGAACCTGATCGATACTCCAGGCCATGTCGACTTTACCTATGAGGTTTCCCGAAGTCTTGCTGCCTGTGAAGGGGCTCTTTTGGTTGTTGATGCTTCACAGGGTGTTGAGGCACAGACAATCGCGAATGCCTACCTTGCCATCGAGAATAATGTCCACATCATTCCGGTGATCAACAAGATCGATCTTCCCGGTGCTGAGGTGGAAAAAACAAAAGACGAGATATCTGATGCGGTCGGTGTCGATGGGGATGATTCCCTTCTGATCTCAGCAAAAGAGGGACTCGGTGTGCCTGACGTTCTTGAGGCGATCGTCAAATTGGTTCCCCCTCCAGTGACATCACCCGGTAAGATGTTGAAGGCACTCTTGTTTGATGCATGGTTTGATCCATTTCAGGGAGCAGTCATTCTTGTGAGGGTTTTTAACGGAAGGATTTCTGTTGGAGACCGGTTCAAGCTTTTTTCCACCCAAAAAACCCATGAAGTTCTCTCGATTGGGGCGAATACTCCAAAGCGCATTTCTTTGGAGAGTCTCGGCCCTGGCGAAGTGGGATTCATTGTTTCCGGAATCAAGTCTGTTCAGGAAACGAGGATAGGAGACACACTTGTTCTGGATTCGGATCCGTCTCCAGAGCCGTTTCCGGGATTCCATGAAGCCAAGCCACTGGTGTTTTGTGGACTTTTTCCCACAGAGACGGAGCAATATAACGAGCTGAAGGAGGCCCTCGAAAAGCTGAGACTGAATGATGCTTCCTTTACTTATGAGCTTGAGACGTCTCTCGCATTGGGTTTTGGATTTAGATGTGGCTTCCTTGGCCTTCTTCATATGGAAATCATTCAGGAAAGACTCGAAAGGGAGTTCAACCTGACCCTTATCAGTACCGCCCCAACAGTTGTCTACCGGGTCAAGGTGGCGGGTCGTCCTGATGATGAACTTTCTGTCGTCAATCCTTCTGACCTTCCACCTGCGGGGCAGATCGATGAAATTTTTGAACCGTTCATAACCGGAACACTCCTTTTGCCATCCGAATTTCTTGGACCGGTCATGTCGTTGTGTCAGGATAGGCGGGCTATTCAGAAAGAGCTGAAATATCTTGATGCCAAAAGGGTTTCTCTATCTTATGAAATGCCATTGAATGAGATCGTTCTTGACTTCTATGACCGGCTCAAATCGATCACAAAAGGCTATGCGTCTTTTGATTACGAATGGTTGGGATATCGTCCGTCAATCCTTGTGAAGGTTGATGTTCTCATTAACGGAGAGCAGGTTGATGCTTTGTCTTTTATTGTCCATGAGGACAAGGCCTACAACCGGGGGAAGGCCTTGGTTGAAAAGTTGAAGGAAGTGATTCCACGTCAGATGTTTGAAGTTGCGATTCAAGCGGCGATCGGCTCGCGCATTATTGCCCGTCAGACTATTGGTGCCATGCGGAAGAATGTGTTGGCCAAATGTTACGGAGGAGATATTTCCCGAAAAAGAAAGCTTCTTGAAAAGCAAAAGGAAGGTAAAAAGCGAATGAAGCAAATCGGGCGTGTCGAAATGCCACAAGAAGCCTTTATGGCTGTCCTTCGTGTTTCGGAAGGGTCTCGTGACGATGGGTGA
- the lepB gene encoding signal peptidase I produces MSEKSPIPAKKALRELLEALITAILVAFVLKAFIIQAFRIPSGSMIPTLLVGDQILVLKMAYGIHNPVNGLYLTHFQGPKRGDVVVFRYPFDETKDFIKRVIGLPGDHIQVKGKVVYVNGKPMVEPYTQYLHPDEKDVPRRDVMADTLVPPGQYFVMGDNRDDSYDSRYWGFVKRDKILGRAFMIYWSWNDVGRDPRWNRLGHVIH; encoded by the coding sequence ATGTCCGAAAAATCTCCGATTCCAGCCAAAAAAGCTTTGAGAGAACTTCTTGAGGCTTTGATTACGGCCATTCTGGTCGCATTTGTCTTGAAGGCCTTTATTATTCAGGCTTTCAGAATTCCTTCAGGGTCGATGATTCCGACCTTATTGGTTGGAGATCAGATTCTGGTGCTCAAGATGGCCTATGGAATTCATAATCCTGTCAATGGGCTCTATTTAACTCATTTTCAAGGTCCTAAACGGGGAGACGTTGTTGTTTTTCGTTACCCTTTTGACGAGACAAAAGATTTTATCAAGCGGGTCATTGGTCTTCCCGGTGATCATATCCAGGTAAAGGGTAAGGTCGTCTACGTCAATGGCAAACCTATGGTGGAGCCTTACACCCAATATCTGCACCCAGATGAGAAGGATGTTCCACGAAGGGATGTTATGGCTGACACCCTTGTTCCCCCCGGGCAATACTTTGTGATGGGGGATAATCGTGATGACAGTTATGATTCTCGATATTGGGGATTTGTCAAAAGAGACAAAATCCTTGGTAGGGCATTCATGATTTATTGGTCATGGAATGATGTTGGCAGGGATCCGCGATGGAATCGGCTCGGACATGTCATTCATTAG
- the rfaE1 gene encoding D-glycero-beta-D-manno-heptose-7-phosphate kinase, whose product MIEKVPVSKDLVSLDRLLEVLSRMNNSRVVVAGDSILDRYVWGKVSRISPEAPVPVVNVTHESVRLGGACNVVHNIQKLGGSSSLLSIVGDDANGQKLLTEMEKENVDISGVLSISSRPTTTKTRVIAHSQQLLRYDEEDRGELPEAVQEELLSRLEKLLPGAGVFLLSDYAKGVLSPSFAQKAMALAKDLGVPTFVDPKVATIDSFHGATILTPNNLEASQSSGCEIDSEESLLKAAKTLISRLNCGSLLITRGEMGMTLFENPDELKVFHIPSVAQNVYDVTGAGDTVIASMSLAFSSGASLLEAAVLSNIAAGYVVGIVGTAAISNGELEGVLRQSPLFDRRTGTFVTRGYGSEIRK is encoded by the coding sequence TTGATCGAAAAAGTCCCCGTATCAAAGGATCTGGTTTCTCTGGACCGACTCCTTGAGGTTTTGTCCCGAATGAACAACTCCCGAGTGGTTGTAGCGGGTGACTCCATCCTTGATCGTTATGTTTGGGGAAAGGTTTCACGAATTTCTCCAGAGGCACCCGTTCCGGTGGTTAATGTGACTCACGAGTCGGTGCGACTTGGTGGAGCATGCAATGTTGTCCACAATATACAAAAACTAGGGGGAAGTTCGTCACTTTTGTCTATTGTGGGTGATGATGCCAACGGGCAAAAGCTTCTGACTGAAATGGAAAAGGAAAATGTGGATATTTCTGGTGTCCTTTCTATTTCAAGTCGACCCACCACAACAAAAACCCGAGTGATTGCCCATAGCCAGCAACTTCTGCGATATGATGAAGAGGATCGTGGGGAGTTGCCGGAAGCTGTTCAGGAAGAGCTTTTATCGAGACTTGAAAAACTTCTTCCTGGAGCGGGGGTCTTTTTGCTCTCCGATTATGCCAAGGGGGTTCTCTCTCCATCTTTTGCACAAAAAGCAATGGCTTTGGCTAAAGATCTTGGCGTTCCAACTTTTGTCGACCCAAAGGTTGCGACAATCGACAGCTTTCATGGTGCGACCATTCTGACTCCTAACAATCTGGAGGCTTCCCAATCATCCGGATGCGAGATTGATTCGGAGGAGTCTCTTTTGAAGGCAGCCAAAACTCTGATTTCAAGACTGAACTGTGGATCTCTCCTGATTACCCGGGGAGAGATGGGGATGACTCTTTTTGAAAATCCGGACGAACTGAAAGTCTTTCATATTCCGTCAGTCGCTCAGAATGTCTATGATGTTACAGGAGCTGGGGATACAGTCATTGCCTCAATGTCTCTTGCCTTTTCATCAGGTGCGTCACTTCTGGAAGCGGCTGTTTTGTCAAATATTGCTGCAGGATATGTTGTTGGAATCGTTGGTACAGCGGCAATATCCAATGGTGAGCTGGAAGGCGTTTTGAGACAATCTCCCCTTTTTGACCGGAGAACCGGGACTTTTGTGACCAGGGGTTATGGATCGGAAATCCGTAAATGA